Proteins encoded within one genomic window of Triticum aestivum cultivar Chinese Spring chromosome 2D, IWGSC CS RefSeq v2.1, whole genome shotgun sequence:
- the LOC123054415 gene encoding protein Brevis radix-like 2: MLACIACSAKEGGEDGSRAAATPAVRSLTSQLKDMVLKFSGSSKHYKGAAAGSPSFRSYRRPYPGFVDDTTFTPTGRPASDACAYTRTSAAAANGSARAASSATWDMTGRGWPGVDEQDGGEIVAAGGDAAVPREWTAQVEPGVQITFVTLPGGGNDLKRIRFSREMFNKWEAQRWWGENYDRIVELYNVQTFSGRQQGASTPTSSVDDSLLRDSSYSRGGSTRDSPVVMMPPPPPSSSSSKDPMSRSVSCKAMMPPPSGPYGAGPSTRAAYYPSAAAVPDPSDHVWAHHFNMLNSAAAGGHSSYDPSRATTSSRDEASVSISNVSDMEATEWIEQDEPGVCLTIRELGDGTRELRRVRFSRERFGEDRAKVWWEQNRDRIQAQYL; encoded by the exons ATGCTGGCCTGCATCGCGTGCTCCGCGAAGGAAGGCGGGGAGGACGGCTCCCGTGCTGCGGCCACGCCGGCGGTCAGGTCTCTCACCTCACAG CTCAAGGACATGGTGCTCAAGTTCTCCGGCTCCAGCAAGCACTACAAGGGGGCGGCCGCCGGGAGCCCCTCTTTCAGAAGCTACCGACGCCCCTACCCGGGCTTCGTCGACGACACTACCTTCACGCCGACGGGCAGGCCTGCGAGCGACGCCTGCGCGTACACAAGGACTAGTGCGGCAGCCGCGAACGGGAGCGCGCGGGCTGCCTCGTCGGCAACGTGGGACATGACCGGGCGCGGATGGCCGGGCGTGGACGAGCAGGACGGCGGCGAGATCGTCGCGGCTGGGGGGGACGCCGCCGTGCCCAGGGAGTGGACGGCGCAGGTGGAGCCCGGCGTGCAGATCACCTTCGTCACGCTCCCCGGCGGCGGCAACGACCTCAAGCGCATCCGCTTCAG CCGTGAGATGTTTAACAAGTGGGAGGCGCAGCGGTGGTGGGGAGAGAACTACGACCGCATCGTGGAGCTGTACAACGTGCAGACGTTCAGCGGCCGGCAGCAGGGGGCCTCCACTCCGACGTCCTCCGTCGACGACTCGCTTCTG AGAGATTCGTCCTATTCCCGGGGCGGCTCCACGAGGGACAGCCCGGTAGTcatgatgccgccgccgccgccgtcatcctCGTCGAGCAAAGACCCGATGTCCCGGAGCGTGTCGTGCAAGGCGATGATGCCGCCGCCGTCGGGGCCTTACGGGGCGGGGCCATCCACCAGGGCGGCGTACTACCCGTCCGCGGCGGCCGTGCCGGACCCGTCCGACCACGTGTGGGCGCACCACTTCAACATGCTCAACTCCGCGGCGGCCGGCGGGCATTCCTCCTACGACCCGTcgcgcgccaccacctcctcccgcgACGAGGCCTCCGTGTCCATCAGCAACGTCAGCGACATGGAGGCGACGGAGTGGATCGAGCAGGACGAGCCCGGCGTGTGCCTCACCATCCGCGAGCTCGGCGACGGCACCCGCGAGCTCCGCCGCGTCCGGTTCAG CCGGGAGAGGTTTGGCGAGGACCGGGCGAAGGTGTGGTGGGAGCAGAACAGAGACAGAATACAGGCGCAGTATCTGTAG